A window from Heliangelus exortis chromosome 17, bHelExo1.hap1, whole genome shotgun sequence encodes these proteins:
- the SUN1 gene encoding SUN domain-containing protein 1 isoform X1 → MDFSRLHTYTPPQCLPENTGYTYALSSSYSSSALDFETENKIDPVFDSPRMSRRSLRLAAAGLGKSDDAGNDILRDSSYTGNISFRDQSSKTVKQRRSVNKQAGSVRHAPRKNLSSSSIFSQSSFNSHASDASMVSTVLDESLIQEQTEVDHFWGLDDESDPKGSDTTLMQANGDVSTGETQSSVINGYTCSDCSMLSERKEVLTAYSASHVPSSRIYSRDRGQKHASRGTYFYMSKILRLVKNAATSFASLLVQLFQMVWLKLGYEFKAHSDYCGSMNVKEFYREDSHLGVSEESICDDCKGKKHLEIYTTDHMQSSWAQRVARTIWHTFSYAGYFMVHVLRTVGATGWLVSQKVVSLLWLAILSPGRAASGMARLLRTGWYQLVTLMSLLKVFLLRRCLPKIYKQLLFLIPLLFLLGIWYWGFGGFISLLPSLNWTRSDRIQRIDDSVYVPEPEADSFHSVQPPKDTVATTFDSGRIQDLEKQLAFISDRCHLHDEQYSKVMLLLRSLQDQVAQMSDKSETLILIKNVMSQHLKDVKLEGKSDFLASHQEHELRIQTLENLLGKLSAESKDIQKQLDIAKTKTVRDDDDHNQLLSKVKQLELELSRMKSELLAVESVKTSCEKIDAIHEKVDAQVKESVRLMLFGGQEDFPESLLQWITSNFVSRNDLQTSLRELELQILKNISLHLSVTNQKLTSEVVTNAVTNAGISGITEAQAQMIVNNALKLYSQDKTGMVDFALESGGGSILGTRCSETYETKTALISLFGIPLWYFSQSPRVVIQPDMYPGNCWAFRGSQGYLVVRLSMKIYPTAFTMEHIPKTLSPTGNITSAPRNFSVYGLDHEYQEEGTLLGQYVYDEGGEPLQMFPVMDKSESAFQIVELRILSNWGHTEYTCLYRFRVHGKPAE, encoded by the exons TTCAAGTTACTCTTCATCTGCTTTGGATTTTgagactgaaaacaaaatagatCCAGTATTTGATTCACCGAGAATGTCACGGCGTAGTTTACGGTTAGCTGCTGCAGGCCTTGGGAAATCAGATGATGCAGGAAATGATATCCTTCGTGACAGCTCTTACACTGGAAACATATCCTTCAGAGATCAGTCTTCAaa GACGGTGAAACAACGCAGAAGTGTGAATAAACAGGCTGGCAGTGTAAGACATGCACCAAGGAAAAATCTATCCAGCTCTTCCATTTTTAGCCAAAGCAGTTTCAATAGCCATGCCAGTGATGCATCAATGGTGTCCACTGTATTGGATGAGTCTTTGATTCAAGAGCAAACAGAAGTTGATCATTTCTGGG gTCTTGATGATGAAAGTGACCCTAAAG GAAGTGATACTACCCTGATGCAGGCAAATGGAGATGTATCAACAGGAGAAACCCAGAGCTCAGTGATCAATGGCTACACATGCAGTGACTGCAGCATGCTTTCTGAACGGAAGGAGGTGCTCACAGCATACTCAGCTTCTCATGTGCCATCTTCCAGAATTTATTCTAGGGATAGGGGCCAGAAACATGCATCTA GAGGAACCTATTTCTACATGAGTAAGATTCTGCGATTGGTCAAAAATGCTGCAACATCATTTGCATCACTATTAGTGCAACTATTTCAAATGGTTTGGCTGAAGCTGGGTTATGAATTTAAAG CTCACTCAGATTACTGTGGAAGCATGAATGTTAAGGAGTTTTATAGAGAAGATAGCCACCTGGGGGTCAGTGAGGAGTCAATAT GTGATGACTGTAAGGGGAAGAAACATCTTGAAATATACACCACAGACCACATGCAATCCTCATGGGCTCAAAGGGTAGCAAGGACCATTTGGCACACCTTTTCTTATGCAG GTTACTTTATGGTTCACGTGTTGCGAACAGTGGGAGCAACAGGATGGCTTGTGTCTCAGAAGGTGGTGTCTCTACTTTGGCTGGCCATTCTTTCTCCAG GGAGGGCAGCTTCTGGCATGGCCAGGTTGCTTAGAACTGGGTGGTATCAACTTGTTACTTTGATGTCTTTGCTCAAGGTGTTTCTTCTAAGAAG ATGCCTTCCAAAGATCTACAAACAGTTACTGTTTCTTATCCCACTCCTGTTTCTCCTAG GTATTTGGTACTGGGGGTTTGGTGGCTTCATTTCATTACTACCTTCATTGAACTGGACAAGAAGTGACAGAATACAGAGAATAGATGACTCTGTTTATGTTCCTGAACCAGAGGCTGATTCTTTTCATTCTGTGCAACCCCCAAAG GATACTGTGGCTACAACCTTTGATTCTGGTCGTATACAAGATCTGGAAAAGCAACTGGCTTTCATATCTGACAGATGCCATCTCCATGATGAACAATACAGCAAAGTGATGCTTCTGCTCCGTAGTCTTCaagatcaggttgcccagatgAGTGACAAAAGTGAAACATTGATACTAATAAAAAATGTGATGAGTCAACATCTTAAAGATGTGAAATTGGAGGGCAAG AGTGACTTCCTGGCTTCTCATCAAGAACATGAGCTGCGTATCCAGACACTGGAAAACCTTCTTGGAAAACTCTCAGCTGAATCCAAG gACATCCAGAAGCAGCTTGACAtagccaaaacaaaaacagtgaG AGATGATGATGACCATAATCAACTTTTGTCCAAAGTTAAACAGCTAGAACTGGAGTTGTCTCGGATGAAATCAGAGCTGTTAGCTGTGGAAAGTGTGAAGACGAGCTGTGAGAAAATAGATGCCATTCATGAAAAA GTAGATGCCCAGGTCAAAGAATCTGTCAGGCTCATGCTCTTTGGTGGTCAAGAAGACTTCCCTGAATCTCTTCTCCAATGGATTACATCCAATTTTGTGAGCAGAAATGATCTGCAGACTTCACTGCGGGAGCTCGAGTTGCAGATCCTCAAGAATATTTCCCTCCATCTGTCTGTTACAAACCAAAAACTAACATCAGAAGTGGTAACAAATGCTGTGACTAATGCAGGGATTTCTGGAATCACAGAAGCG CAAGCACAGATGATTGTCAACAATGCACTGAAGCTCTACTCTCAAGACAAGACGGGTATGGTGGATTTTGCATTGGAATCTGgag GTGGCAGCATTCTGGGTACTCGCTGTTCTGAAACCTATGAGACCAAAACTGCATTAATTAGCCTTTTTGGAATTCCTCTGTGGTACTTCTCTCAGTCTCCCAGAGTGGTGATTCAG CCGGACATGTATCCAGGAAACTGCTGGGCTTTCCGAGGATCACAGGGGTACCTTGTAGTTAGACTTTCAATGAAGATCTATCCAACTGCCTTTACCATGGAACACATACCAAAAACACTTTCACCAACAGGAAATATCACCAGTGCTCCTAGGAACTTCTCAGTATAT GGCCTAGATCATGAATATCAAGAGGAAGGCACACTCCTAGGACAGTATGTCTATGATGAAGGAGGAGAACCACTGCAGATGTTTCCAGTGATG GACAAAAGTGAAAGTGCATTCCAAATAGTGGAACTGAGAATTCTTTCTAACTGGGGCCACACAGAGTACACATGCCTTTATCGGTTCAGAGTGCACGGGAAACCTGCCGAGTAA
- the SUN1 gene encoding SUN domain-containing protein 1 isoform X2, which translates to MDFSRLHTYTPPQCLPENTGYTYALSSSYSSSALDFETENKIDPVFDSPRMSRRSLRLAAAGLGKSDDAGNDILRDSSYTGNISFRDQSSKTVKQRRSVNKQAGSVRHAPRKNLSSSSIFSQSSFNSHASDASMVSTVLDESLIQEQTEVDHFWGLDDESDPKGSDTTLMQANGDVSTGETQSSVINGYTCSDCSMLSERKEVLTAYSASHVPSSRIYSRDRGQKHASRGTYFYMSKILRLVKNAATSFASLLVQLFQMVWLKLGYEFKAHSDYCGSMNVKEFYREDSHLGVSEESICDDCKGKKHLEIYTTDHMQSSWAQRVARTIWHTFSYAGRAASGMARLLRTGWYQLVTLMSLLKVFLLRRCLPKIYKQLLFLIPLLFLLGIWYWGFGGFISLLPSLNWTRSDRIQRIDDSVYVPEPEADSFHSVQPPKDTVATTFDSGRIQDLEKQLAFISDRCHLHDEQYSKVMLLLRSLQDQVAQMSDKSETLILIKNVMSQHLKDVKLEGKSDFLASHQEHELRIQTLENLLGKLSAESKDIQKQLDIAKTKTVRDDDDHNQLLSKVKQLELELSRMKSELLAVESVKTSCEKIDAIHEKVDAQVKESVRLMLFGGQEDFPESLLQWITSNFVSRNDLQTSLRELELQILKNISLHLSVTNQKLTSEVVTNAVTNAGISGITEAQAQMIVNNALKLYSQDKTGMVDFALESGGGSILGTRCSETYETKTALISLFGIPLWYFSQSPRVVIQPDMYPGNCWAFRGSQGYLVVRLSMKIYPTAFTMEHIPKTLSPTGNITSAPRNFSVYGLDHEYQEEGTLLGQYVYDEGGEPLQMFPVMDKSESAFQIVELRILSNWGHTEYTCLYRFRVHGKPAE; encoded by the exons TTCAAGTTACTCTTCATCTGCTTTGGATTTTgagactgaaaacaaaatagatCCAGTATTTGATTCACCGAGAATGTCACGGCGTAGTTTACGGTTAGCTGCTGCAGGCCTTGGGAAATCAGATGATGCAGGAAATGATATCCTTCGTGACAGCTCTTACACTGGAAACATATCCTTCAGAGATCAGTCTTCAaa GACGGTGAAACAACGCAGAAGTGTGAATAAACAGGCTGGCAGTGTAAGACATGCACCAAGGAAAAATCTATCCAGCTCTTCCATTTTTAGCCAAAGCAGTTTCAATAGCCATGCCAGTGATGCATCAATGGTGTCCACTGTATTGGATGAGTCTTTGATTCAAGAGCAAACAGAAGTTGATCATTTCTGGG gTCTTGATGATGAAAGTGACCCTAAAG GAAGTGATACTACCCTGATGCAGGCAAATGGAGATGTATCAACAGGAGAAACCCAGAGCTCAGTGATCAATGGCTACACATGCAGTGACTGCAGCATGCTTTCTGAACGGAAGGAGGTGCTCACAGCATACTCAGCTTCTCATGTGCCATCTTCCAGAATTTATTCTAGGGATAGGGGCCAGAAACATGCATCTA GAGGAACCTATTTCTACATGAGTAAGATTCTGCGATTGGTCAAAAATGCTGCAACATCATTTGCATCACTATTAGTGCAACTATTTCAAATGGTTTGGCTGAAGCTGGGTTATGAATTTAAAG CTCACTCAGATTACTGTGGAAGCATGAATGTTAAGGAGTTTTATAGAGAAGATAGCCACCTGGGGGTCAGTGAGGAGTCAATAT GTGATGACTGTAAGGGGAAGAAACATCTTGAAATATACACCACAGACCACATGCAATCCTCATGGGCTCAAAGGGTAGCAAGGACCATTTGGCACACCTTTTCTTATGCAG GGAGGGCAGCTTCTGGCATGGCCAGGTTGCTTAGAACTGGGTGGTATCAACTTGTTACTTTGATGTCTTTGCTCAAGGTGTTTCTTCTAAGAAG ATGCCTTCCAAAGATCTACAAACAGTTACTGTTTCTTATCCCACTCCTGTTTCTCCTAG GTATTTGGTACTGGGGGTTTGGTGGCTTCATTTCATTACTACCTTCATTGAACTGGACAAGAAGTGACAGAATACAGAGAATAGATGACTCTGTTTATGTTCCTGAACCAGAGGCTGATTCTTTTCATTCTGTGCAACCCCCAAAG GATACTGTGGCTACAACCTTTGATTCTGGTCGTATACAAGATCTGGAAAAGCAACTGGCTTTCATATCTGACAGATGCCATCTCCATGATGAACAATACAGCAAAGTGATGCTTCTGCTCCGTAGTCTTCaagatcaggttgcccagatgAGTGACAAAAGTGAAACATTGATACTAATAAAAAATGTGATGAGTCAACATCTTAAAGATGTGAAATTGGAGGGCAAG AGTGACTTCCTGGCTTCTCATCAAGAACATGAGCTGCGTATCCAGACACTGGAAAACCTTCTTGGAAAACTCTCAGCTGAATCCAAG gACATCCAGAAGCAGCTTGACAtagccaaaacaaaaacagtgaG AGATGATGATGACCATAATCAACTTTTGTCCAAAGTTAAACAGCTAGAACTGGAGTTGTCTCGGATGAAATCAGAGCTGTTAGCTGTGGAAAGTGTGAAGACGAGCTGTGAGAAAATAGATGCCATTCATGAAAAA GTAGATGCCCAGGTCAAAGAATCTGTCAGGCTCATGCTCTTTGGTGGTCAAGAAGACTTCCCTGAATCTCTTCTCCAATGGATTACATCCAATTTTGTGAGCAGAAATGATCTGCAGACTTCACTGCGGGAGCTCGAGTTGCAGATCCTCAAGAATATTTCCCTCCATCTGTCTGTTACAAACCAAAAACTAACATCAGAAGTGGTAACAAATGCTGTGACTAATGCAGGGATTTCTGGAATCACAGAAGCG CAAGCACAGATGATTGTCAACAATGCACTGAAGCTCTACTCTCAAGACAAGACGGGTATGGTGGATTTTGCATTGGAATCTGgag GTGGCAGCATTCTGGGTACTCGCTGTTCTGAAACCTATGAGACCAAAACTGCATTAATTAGCCTTTTTGGAATTCCTCTGTGGTACTTCTCTCAGTCTCCCAGAGTGGTGATTCAG CCGGACATGTATCCAGGAAACTGCTGGGCTTTCCGAGGATCACAGGGGTACCTTGTAGTTAGACTTTCAATGAAGATCTATCCAACTGCCTTTACCATGGAACACATACCAAAAACACTTTCACCAACAGGAAATATCACCAGTGCTCCTAGGAACTTCTCAGTATAT GGCCTAGATCATGAATATCAAGAGGAAGGCACACTCCTAGGACAGTATGTCTATGATGAAGGAGGAGAACCACTGCAGATGTTTCCAGTGATG GACAAAAGTGAAAGTGCATTCCAAATAGTGGAACTGAGAATTCTTTCTAACTGGGGCCACACAGAGTACACATGCCTTTATCGGTTCAGAGTGCACGGGAAACCTGCCGAGTAA
- the SUN1 gene encoding SUN domain-containing protein 1 isoform X3, with translation MDFSRLHTYTPPQCLPENTGYTYALSSSYSSSALDFETENKIDPVFDSPRMSRRSLRLAAAGLGKSDDAGNDILRDSSYTGNISFRDQSSKTVKQRRSVNKQAGSVRHAPRKNLSSSSIFSQSSFNSHASDASMVSTVLDESLIQEQTEVDHFWGLDDESDPKGSDTTLMQANGDVSTGETQSSVINGYTCSDCSMLSERKEVLTAYSASHVPSSRIYSRDRGQKHASRGTYFYMSKILRLVKNAATSFASLLVQLFQMVWLKLGYEFKAHSDYCGSMNVKEFYREDSHLGVSEESICYFMVHVLRTVGATGWLVSQKVVSLLWLAILSPGRAASGMARLLRTGWYQLVTLMSLLKVFLLRRCLPKIYKQLLFLIPLLFLLGIWYWGFGGFISLLPSLNWTRSDRIQRIDDSVYVPEPEADSFHSVQPPKDTVATTFDSGRIQDLEKQLAFISDRCHLHDEQYSKVMLLLRSLQDQVAQMSDKSETLILIKNVMSQHLKDVKLEGKSDFLASHQEHELRIQTLENLLGKLSAESKDIQKQLDIAKTKTVRDDDDHNQLLSKVKQLELELSRMKSELLAVESVKTSCEKIDAIHEKVDAQVKESVRLMLFGGQEDFPESLLQWITSNFVSRNDLQTSLRELELQILKNISLHLSVTNQKLTSEVVTNAVTNAGISGITEAQAQMIVNNALKLYSQDKTGMVDFALESGGGSILGTRCSETYETKTALISLFGIPLWYFSQSPRVVIQPDMYPGNCWAFRGSQGYLVVRLSMKIYPTAFTMEHIPKTLSPTGNITSAPRNFSVYGLDHEYQEEGTLLGQYVYDEGGEPLQMFPVMDKSESAFQIVELRILSNWGHTEYTCLYRFRVHGKPAE, from the exons TTCAAGTTACTCTTCATCTGCTTTGGATTTTgagactgaaaacaaaatagatCCAGTATTTGATTCACCGAGAATGTCACGGCGTAGTTTACGGTTAGCTGCTGCAGGCCTTGGGAAATCAGATGATGCAGGAAATGATATCCTTCGTGACAGCTCTTACACTGGAAACATATCCTTCAGAGATCAGTCTTCAaa GACGGTGAAACAACGCAGAAGTGTGAATAAACAGGCTGGCAGTGTAAGACATGCACCAAGGAAAAATCTATCCAGCTCTTCCATTTTTAGCCAAAGCAGTTTCAATAGCCATGCCAGTGATGCATCAATGGTGTCCACTGTATTGGATGAGTCTTTGATTCAAGAGCAAACAGAAGTTGATCATTTCTGGG gTCTTGATGATGAAAGTGACCCTAAAG GAAGTGATACTACCCTGATGCAGGCAAATGGAGATGTATCAACAGGAGAAACCCAGAGCTCAGTGATCAATGGCTACACATGCAGTGACTGCAGCATGCTTTCTGAACGGAAGGAGGTGCTCACAGCATACTCAGCTTCTCATGTGCCATCTTCCAGAATTTATTCTAGGGATAGGGGCCAGAAACATGCATCTA GAGGAACCTATTTCTACATGAGTAAGATTCTGCGATTGGTCAAAAATGCTGCAACATCATTTGCATCACTATTAGTGCAACTATTTCAAATGGTTTGGCTGAAGCTGGGTTATGAATTTAAAG CTCACTCAGATTACTGTGGAAGCATGAATGTTAAGGAGTTTTATAGAGAAGATAGCCACCTGGGGGTCAGTGAGGAGTCAATAT GTTACTTTATGGTTCACGTGTTGCGAACAGTGGGAGCAACAGGATGGCTTGTGTCTCAGAAGGTGGTGTCTCTACTTTGGCTGGCCATTCTTTCTCCAG GGAGGGCAGCTTCTGGCATGGCCAGGTTGCTTAGAACTGGGTGGTATCAACTTGTTACTTTGATGTCTTTGCTCAAGGTGTTTCTTCTAAGAAG ATGCCTTCCAAAGATCTACAAACAGTTACTGTTTCTTATCCCACTCCTGTTTCTCCTAG GTATTTGGTACTGGGGGTTTGGTGGCTTCATTTCATTACTACCTTCATTGAACTGGACAAGAAGTGACAGAATACAGAGAATAGATGACTCTGTTTATGTTCCTGAACCAGAGGCTGATTCTTTTCATTCTGTGCAACCCCCAAAG GATACTGTGGCTACAACCTTTGATTCTGGTCGTATACAAGATCTGGAAAAGCAACTGGCTTTCATATCTGACAGATGCCATCTCCATGATGAACAATACAGCAAAGTGATGCTTCTGCTCCGTAGTCTTCaagatcaggttgcccagatgAGTGACAAAAGTGAAACATTGATACTAATAAAAAATGTGATGAGTCAACATCTTAAAGATGTGAAATTGGAGGGCAAG AGTGACTTCCTGGCTTCTCATCAAGAACATGAGCTGCGTATCCAGACACTGGAAAACCTTCTTGGAAAACTCTCAGCTGAATCCAAG gACATCCAGAAGCAGCTTGACAtagccaaaacaaaaacagtgaG AGATGATGATGACCATAATCAACTTTTGTCCAAAGTTAAACAGCTAGAACTGGAGTTGTCTCGGATGAAATCAGAGCTGTTAGCTGTGGAAAGTGTGAAGACGAGCTGTGAGAAAATAGATGCCATTCATGAAAAA GTAGATGCCCAGGTCAAAGAATCTGTCAGGCTCATGCTCTTTGGTGGTCAAGAAGACTTCCCTGAATCTCTTCTCCAATGGATTACATCCAATTTTGTGAGCAGAAATGATCTGCAGACTTCACTGCGGGAGCTCGAGTTGCAGATCCTCAAGAATATTTCCCTCCATCTGTCTGTTACAAACCAAAAACTAACATCAGAAGTGGTAACAAATGCTGTGACTAATGCAGGGATTTCTGGAATCACAGAAGCG CAAGCACAGATGATTGTCAACAATGCACTGAAGCTCTACTCTCAAGACAAGACGGGTATGGTGGATTTTGCATTGGAATCTGgag GTGGCAGCATTCTGGGTACTCGCTGTTCTGAAACCTATGAGACCAAAACTGCATTAATTAGCCTTTTTGGAATTCCTCTGTGGTACTTCTCTCAGTCTCCCAGAGTGGTGATTCAG CCGGACATGTATCCAGGAAACTGCTGGGCTTTCCGAGGATCACAGGGGTACCTTGTAGTTAGACTTTCAATGAAGATCTATCCAACTGCCTTTACCATGGAACACATACCAAAAACACTTTCACCAACAGGAAATATCACCAGTGCTCCTAGGAACTTCTCAGTATAT GGCCTAGATCATGAATATCAAGAGGAAGGCACACTCCTAGGACAGTATGTCTATGATGAAGGAGGAGAACCACTGCAGATGTTTCCAGTGATG GACAAAAGTGAAAGTGCATTCCAAATAGTGGAACTGAGAATTCTTTCTAACTGGGGCCACACAGAGTACACATGCCTTTATCGGTTCAGAGTGCACGGGAAACCTGCCGAGTAA
- the SUN1 gene encoding SUN domain-containing protein 1 isoform X6, with protein MDFSRLHTYTPPQCLPENTGYTYALSSSYSSSALDFETENKIDPVFDSPRMSRRSLRLAAAGLGKSDDAGNDILRDSSYTGNISFRDQSSKTVKQRRSVNKQAGSVRHAPRKNLSSSSIFSQSSFNSHASDASMVSTVLDESLIQEQTEVDHFWGLDDESDPKGSDTTLMQANGDVSTGETQSSVINGYTCSDCSMLSERKEVLTAYSASHVPSSRIYSRDRGQKHASRGTYFYMSKILRLVKNAATSFASLLVQLFQMVWLKLGYEFKAHSDYCGSMNVKEFYREDSHLGVSEESIWRAASGMARLLRTGWYQLVTLMSLLKVFLLRRCLPKIYKQLLFLIPLLFLLGIWYWGFGGFISLLPSLNWTRSDRIQRIDDSVYVPEPEADSFHSVQPPKDTVATTFDSGRIQDLEKQLAFISDRCHLHDEQYSKVMLLLRSLQDQVAQMSDKSETLILIKNVMSQHLKDVKLEGKSDFLASHQEHELRIQTLENLLGKLSAESKDIQKQLDIAKTKTVRDDDDHNQLLSKVKQLELELSRMKSELLAVESVKTSCEKIDAIHEKVDAQVKESVRLMLFGGQEDFPESLLQWITSNFVSRNDLQTSLRELELQILKNISLHLSVTNQKLTSEVVTNAVTNAGISGITEAQAQMIVNNALKLYSQDKTGMVDFALESGGGSILGTRCSETYETKTALISLFGIPLWYFSQSPRVVIQPDMYPGNCWAFRGSQGYLVVRLSMKIYPTAFTMEHIPKTLSPTGNITSAPRNFSVYGLDHEYQEEGTLLGQYVYDEGGEPLQMFPVMDKSESAFQIVELRILSNWGHTEYTCLYRFRVHGKPAE; from the exons TTCAAGTTACTCTTCATCTGCTTTGGATTTTgagactgaaaacaaaatagatCCAGTATTTGATTCACCGAGAATGTCACGGCGTAGTTTACGGTTAGCTGCTGCAGGCCTTGGGAAATCAGATGATGCAGGAAATGATATCCTTCGTGACAGCTCTTACACTGGAAACATATCCTTCAGAGATCAGTCTTCAaa GACGGTGAAACAACGCAGAAGTGTGAATAAACAGGCTGGCAGTGTAAGACATGCACCAAGGAAAAATCTATCCAGCTCTTCCATTTTTAGCCAAAGCAGTTTCAATAGCCATGCCAGTGATGCATCAATGGTGTCCACTGTATTGGATGAGTCTTTGATTCAAGAGCAAACAGAAGTTGATCATTTCTGGG gTCTTGATGATGAAAGTGACCCTAAAG GAAGTGATACTACCCTGATGCAGGCAAATGGAGATGTATCAACAGGAGAAACCCAGAGCTCAGTGATCAATGGCTACACATGCAGTGACTGCAGCATGCTTTCTGAACGGAAGGAGGTGCTCACAGCATACTCAGCTTCTCATGTGCCATCTTCCAGAATTTATTCTAGGGATAGGGGCCAGAAACATGCATCTA GAGGAACCTATTTCTACATGAGTAAGATTCTGCGATTGGTCAAAAATGCTGCAACATCATTTGCATCACTATTAGTGCAACTATTTCAAATGGTTTGGCTGAAGCTGGGTTATGAATTTAAAG CTCACTCAGATTACTGTGGAAGCATGAATGTTAAGGAGTTTTATAGAGAAGATAGCCACCTGGGGGTCAGTGAGGAGTCAATAT GGAGGGCAGCTTCTGGCATGGCCAGGTTGCTTAGAACTGGGTGGTATCAACTTGTTACTTTGATGTCTTTGCTCAAGGTGTTTCTTCTAAGAAG ATGCCTTCCAAAGATCTACAAACAGTTACTGTTTCTTATCCCACTCCTGTTTCTCCTAG GTATTTGGTACTGGGGGTTTGGTGGCTTCATTTCATTACTACCTTCATTGAACTGGACAAGAAGTGACAGAATACAGAGAATAGATGACTCTGTTTATGTTCCTGAACCAGAGGCTGATTCTTTTCATTCTGTGCAACCCCCAAAG GATACTGTGGCTACAACCTTTGATTCTGGTCGTATACAAGATCTGGAAAAGCAACTGGCTTTCATATCTGACAGATGCCATCTCCATGATGAACAATACAGCAAAGTGATGCTTCTGCTCCGTAGTCTTCaagatcaggttgcccagatgAGTGACAAAAGTGAAACATTGATACTAATAAAAAATGTGATGAGTCAACATCTTAAAGATGTGAAATTGGAGGGCAAG AGTGACTTCCTGGCTTCTCATCAAGAACATGAGCTGCGTATCCAGACACTGGAAAACCTTCTTGGAAAACTCTCAGCTGAATCCAAG gACATCCAGAAGCAGCTTGACAtagccaaaacaaaaacagtgaG AGATGATGATGACCATAATCAACTTTTGTCCAAAGTTAAACAGCTAGAACTGGAGTTGTCTCGGATGAAATCAGAGCTGTTAGCTGTGGAAAGTGTGAAGACGAGCTGTGAGAAAATAGATGCCATTCATGAAAAA GTAGATGCCCAGGTCAAAGAATCTGTCAGGCTCATGCTCTTTGGTGGTCAAGAAGACTTCCCTGAATCTCTTCTCCAATGGATTACATCCAATTTTGTGAGCAGAAATGATCTGCAGACTTCACTGCGGGAGCTCGAGTTGCAGATCCTCAAGAATATTTCCCTCCATCTGTCTGTTACAAACCAAAAACTAACATCAGAAGTGGTAACAAATGCTGTGACTAATGCAGGGATTTCTGGAATCACAGAAGCG CAAGCACAGATGATTGTCAACAATGCACTGAAGCTCTACTCTCAAGACAAGACGGGTATGGTGGATTTTGCATTGGAATCTGgag GTGGCAGCATTCTGGGTACTCGCTGTTCTGAAACCTATGAGACCAAAACTGCATTAATTAGCCTTTTTGGAATTCCTCTGTGGTACTTCTCTCAGTCTCCCAGAGTGGTGATTCAG CCGGACATGTATCCAGGAAACTGCTGGGCTTTCCGAGGATCACAGGGGTACCTTGTAGTTAGACTTTCAATGAAGATCTATCCAACTGCCTTTACCATGGAACACATACCAAAAACACTTTCACCAACAGGAAATATCACCAGTGCTCCTAGGAACTTCTCAGTATAT GGCCTAGATCATGAATATCAAGAGGAAGGCACACTCCTAGGACAGTATGTCTATGATGAAGGAGGAGAACCACTGCAGATGTTTCCAGTGATG GACAAAAGTGAAAGTGCATTCCAAATAGTGGAACTGAGAATTCTTTCTAACTGGGGCCACACAGAGTACACATGCCTTTATCGGTTCAGAGTGCACGGGAAACCTGCCGAGTAA